In Cedecea neteri, a single genomic region encodes these proteins:
- the relA gene encoding GTP diphosphokinase — MVAVRSAHLNKAGEFAPEKWIASLGISNQQSCERLAETWAYCERQTKGHPDAELLLWRGVEMVEILSMLSMDNDTLRAALLFPLADAGVVSEEVMLESVGKQVVTLIHGVRDMDAIRHLKATHNDSVSSDQVDNVRRMLLAMVDDFRCVVIKLAERIAHLREVKDAPEDERVLAAKECTNIYAPLANRLGIGQLKWELEDYCFRYLHPEEYKRIAKLLHERRIDREQYIDDFVGTLRSSMKEEGVKAEVYGRPKHIYSIWRKMQKKHLAFDELFDVRAVRIVAERLQDCYAALGIVHTHFRHLPDEFDDYVANPKPNGYQSIHTVVLGPNGKTIEIQIRTKQMHEESELGVAAHWKYKEGNARSGSSGHEDRIAWLRKLIAWQEEMSDSGEMLDEVRSQVFDDRVYVFTPKGDVVDLPAGSTPLDFAYHIHSDVGHRCIGAKIGGRIVPFTYQLQMGDQIEVITQKQPNPSRDWLNPNLGYITTSRGRAKIHNWFRKQDRDKNILAGRQILDDEIEHLGISLKEAEKTLLPRYNFNEIEELLAAIGGGDIRLNQMSNYLQAQFNKPSAEEQDAAALRQLTQKSYSPPQSRSKDNGRVVVEGVGNLMHHIARCCQPIPGDEIVGFITQGRGISIHRADCDQLAELQSHAPERIVDAVWGESYSSGYSLVVRVTANDRSGLLRDITTILANEKVNVLGVASRSDTKQQLATIDMTIEIYNLQVLGRVLGKLNQVPDIIDARRLHG; from the coding sequence ATGGTTGCGGTAAGAAGTGCACATCTCAACAAAGCTGGCGAATTTGCGCCCGAAAAATGGATTGCAAGCCTCGGGATTTCCAACCAGCAGTCGTGTGAACGCTTAGCCGAAACCTGGGCGTATTGTGAACGCCAGACCAAAGGACATCCTGACGCTGAATTATTGCTGTGGCGCGGCGTGGAGATGGTCGAAATCCTCTCGATGCTGAGTATGGACAACGATACGCTGCGCGCCGCGCTGCTGTTCCCGCTGGCGGATGCCGGCGTGGTCAGCGAAGAAGTGATGCTGGAAAGCGTCGGCAAACAAGTGGTGACGCTGATTCACGGCGTGCGTGATATGGACGCGATTCGCCATCTGAAGGCGACTCACAACGACTCTGTTTCTTCCGACCAGGTGGATAACGTTCGCCGTATGCTGCTGGCGATGGTGGATGACTTCCGCTGCGTGGTTATCAAGCTTGCCGAACGTATCGCTCATCTGCGCGAAGTGAAAGACGCGCCGGAAGATGAGCGCGTACTGGCGGCCAAAGAATGTACCAATATTTACGCCCCGCTGGCGAACCGCCTCGGTATTGGCCAGCTCAAATGGGAGCTGGAGGATTACTGTTTCCGCTACCTGCACCCTGAGGAATACAAGCGTATCGCGAAGCTGCTGCACGAGCGCCGTATCGATCGCGAGCAGTACATCGATGATTTTGTCGGCACATTACGTTCTTCGATGAAAGAAGAGGGCGTAAAGGCTGAGGTTTATGGCCGACCAAAACACATCTACAGCATCTGGCGTAAAATGCAGAAAAAGCACCTCGCGTTTGACGAGCTGTTTGACGTGCGCGCGGTGCGTATCGTCGCCGAGCGCCTGCAGGATTGCTACGCGGCGCTGGGGATAGTGCATACTCACTTCCGTCATTTGCCGGATGAGTTTGACGACTATGTCGCAAACCCTAAACCGAACGGCTACCAGTCCATTCATACCGTGGTGCTTGGCCCGAACGGCAAAACCATAGAGATTCAGATCCGCACCAAACAGATGCATGAAGAGTCAGAGCTGGGCGTGGCCGCACACTGGAAGTACAAAGAAGGCAATGCGCGCAGCGGCAGTTCCGGCCATGAAGACCGCATTGCGTGGCTGCGCAAGCTTATCGCCTGGCAGGAAGAGATGTCCGACTCGGGTGAAATGCTCGACGAAGTCCGCAGCCAGGTCTTTGACGACCGCGTATACGTGTTTACGCCGAAAGGGGACGTGGTTGACCTGCCTGCTGGCTCGACGCCGCTGGACTTTGCCTACCATATTCACAGCGATGTCGGGCACCGCTGCATCGGGGCAAAAATCGGTGGGCGCATCGTGCCGTTCACCTATCAACTGCAAATGGGAGACCAGATCGAGGTCATTACCCAGAAGCAGCCGAACCCGAGCCGCGACTGGCTGAACCCTAACCTGGGGTATATCACCACCAGCCGCGGGCGCGCGAAGATCCACAACTGGTTCCGCAAGCAGGACCGGGACAAGAACATTCTTGCCGGACGCCAGATCCTCGACGACGAAATTGAGCATCTGGGCATTAGCCTGAAAGAAGCAGAGAAAACGCTGCTGCCGCGCTACAACTTCAACGAAATTGAAGAGCTGCTGGCGGCTATCGGCGGTGGCGACATCCGCCTCAACCAGATGAGCAACTATCTGCAGGCGCAGTTTAATAAGCCAAGCGCCGAAGAACAGGATGCCGCCGCGCTGCGTCAGCTGACGCAAAAGAGCTATTCCCCGCCGCAGTCGCGCAGTAAAGACAATGGCCGCGTCGTCGTGGAAGGTGTAGGAAATCTGATGCACCACATCGCCCGCTGCTGCCAGCCGATTCCGGGGGATGAAATCGTCGGCTTTATTACCCAGGGGCGCGGGATTTCGATTCACCGTGCCGACTGTGACCAACTGGCCGAGCTGCAATCCCACGCGCCGGAACGTATCGTCGATGCCGTTTGGGGTGAAAGCTACTCCAGCGGTTATTCGCTGGTGGTTCGCGTCACAGCGAACGATCGCAGCGGCCTGCTTCGCGACATCACCACGATTCTGGCGAACGAAAAGGTCAACGTGCTTGGCGTGGCCAGCCGCAGCGATACAAAGCAGCAGCTTGCCACCATCGACATGACTATCGAGATCTACAACCTGCAGGTACTTGGCCGCGTGCTGGGCAAACTCAACCAGGTGCCGGACATTATTGATGCCCGCAGGCTGCACGGTTAA
- the rlmD gene encoding 23S rRNA (uracil(1939)-C(5))-methyltransferase RlmD → MAQFYSAKRRDTNRELLTVTVTDLDPFGQGVARHKGKALFIRGALPGEQVEVRITEDKRSYAQAEVKRRLNDSPERVKPRCPHFGVCGGCQQQHASVALQQEAKAKALGRMMGEREQPREVDEIISAGAWGYRRRARLGLNYQPRTQTLQMGFRKASDKALVDIHHCPVLAPRLEALLEPLRQCLSELSIVNRLGHLELVLADGGPLMVLRHLAPLSKDDREKLEQFSHSHEVALFLAPDSESLESLAEEEPWYHSDGLRLTFSPRDFIQVNDAVNQQMVARAIEWLEVQPEDRVLDLFCGMGNFTLPLAKRAAAVVGVEGVAALVAKGEYNAQRNALKNVTFFHENLEDDVTRQPWAQQGFTKILLDPARAGAAGVMQHVINLAPSRVVYVSCNPTTLARDSETLLAAGYHIKRLAMLDMFPHTGHLESMALFERN, encoded by the coding sequence ATGGCGCAATTCTACTCTGCAAAGCGACGCGATACGAATCGTGAATTACTTACCGTGACCGTCACCGACCTCGATCCATTCGGTCAGGGCGTCGCGCGCCACAAAGGCAAAGCGCTCTTTATTCGTGGAGCACTGCCCGGCGAACAGGTTGAGGTTCGCATTACCGAAGATAAGCGTAGCTACGCTCAGGCTGAGGTAAAGCGCCGTTTAAATGACAGCCCTGAGCGTGTTAAGCCGCGTTGCCCGCATTTTGGCGTTTGCGGCGGCTGCCAGCAGCAGCACGCGAGCGTGGCGCTACAGCAGGAGGCAAAAGCTAAGGCTCTTGGGCGCATGATGGGCGAGCGCGAACAGCCTCGCGAGGTGGATGAAATCATTTCTGCCGGGGCATGGGGATACCGTCGTCGCGCGCGGTTGGGGTTGAATTATCAGCCCCGTACACAGACCTTACAGATGGGTTTTCGCAAGGCTAGCGACAAGGCGCTGGTAGATATTCATCATTGCCCCGTGCTGGCGCCCCGGCTTGAAGCATTACTGGAACCTTTACGCCAGTGCTTGTCTGAATTAAGTATCGTGAACCGGTTAGGGCACCTGGAGCTGGTTCTGGCTGACGGTGGACCGCTGATGGTGCTGCGCCATTTGGCACCGCTCAGCAAAGACGACCGGGAAAAACTGGAACAGTTTTCGCATTCCCATGAGGTGGCATTGTTCCTCGCCCCGGATAGCGAGAGCCTGGAATCCCTGGCCGAAGAAGAGCCCTGGTATCATTCAGACGGACTACGCTTAACCTTTAGCCCAAGGGATTTCATCCAGGTTAACGACGCGGTGAATCAGCAAATGGTGGCGCGGGCGATCGAGTGGTTGGAGGTGCAGCCTGAGGATCGGGTGCTAGATTTGTTCTGCGGAATGGGGAATTTTACCCTGCCGTTGGCAAAACGAGCCGCCGCGGTCGTGGGGGTCGAAGGCGTTGCTGCGCTGGTGGCGAAAGGTGAATATAATGCTCAGCGTAATGCGCTGAAAAACGTGACATTCTTCCATGAAAACCTGGAAGATGACGTGACGCGGCAGCCCTGGGCGCAACAAGGATTTACGAAAATATTGCTCGACCCGGCGCGTGCCGGTGCGGCGGGCGTTATGCAGCACGTCATCAATCTTGCGCCGAGCCGCGTGGTGTACGTTTCCTGCAACCCCACCACGCTTGCGCGCGACAGTGAAACGTTACTGGCCGCCGGGTACCACATTAAACGACTGGCCATGCTCGATATGTTCCCCCACACCGGGCATCTGGAGTCTATGGCGCTCTTTGAGCGTAATTGA
- the barA gene encoding two-component sensor histidine kinase BarA has product MTNYSLRARMMILILAPTLLVGLLLSIFFVVHRYNDLQRQLEDAGASIIEPLAVSSEYGMNFHSRESIRQLVSVLHRRHSDIVRGISIYDDSNKLFVTSNFQHNAARLKLPDGEKPPKDLTVTRAGDIMILRMPIISERYSPDESAETNVKQSNSTLGYVAMELDLKSVRLQQYREIFISTLMMLFCIGIAMLFAYRLMRDVTGPIRNMVNTVDRIRRGQLDSRVEGFMLGELDMLKNGINSMAMSLTAYHEEMQHNVDQATSDLRETLEQMEIQNVELDLAKKRAQEAARIKSEFLANMSHELRTPLNGVIGFTRLALKTDLTPTQRDHLYTIERSANNLLTIINDVLDFSKLEAGKLLLESIPFPLRNTLDEVVTLLAHSAHDKGLELTLNIKNDVPDNVIGDPLRLQQVITNLVGNAIKFTETGNIDLLVEKRAEGNNKVQIEMQIHDTGIGIPEKEQSRLFQAFRQADASISRRHGGTGLGLVITQKLVNEMGGDISFHSKPNRGSTFWFHISLDLNPNAVNDRQVLDKLAGKRLGYVEPNATAAQSTLNLLQNTPLDVVHSPSLSGLPDEHYDILLCGIPVTFTETLTLANPKLAKAVTMADCLILALPCHTQVGAEELKRQGVAGCLLKPITSTRLFPMLLESCPKANLALPFVEHSDKLPMAVMAVDDNPANLKLIGALLEDRVQQVVLCESGTQALERARQMNIDIILMDIQMPEMDGIRACELIRQLPHHQQTPVIAVTAHALAGQKEKLMSAGMNDYLAKPIEEEKLHRLLMRYHPGNIGQLPVQQEEPVPPAININQTLDWNLALRQAANKADLAREMLNMLLEFLPEVRNVLEEQLVGDKPEGLIDIVHKLHGSCSYSGVPRMKKLCQTLEHELRHGVAPEEMEPEILELLDEMDNVAREAKKYQI; this is encoded by the coding sequence ATGACCAACTACAGCCTGCGCGCACGTATGATGATCCTGATTCTGGCCCCGACGCTGTTGGTCGGTTTGCTGCTCAGCATCTTTTTCGTTGTCCATCGTTACAATGACTTACAGCGCCAGCTGGAAGATGCCGGCGCCAGTATTATTGAGCCGCTGGCGGTCTCCAGCGAATACGGCATGAACTTCCACAGCCGGGAATCAATTCGCCAGCTGGTCAGCGTGCTGCACCGCCGCCATTCGGATATCGTGCGGGGGATTTCGATTTACGATGACAGTAACAAGCTCTTCGTCACCTCTAATTTTCAGCATAACGCCGCTCGCCTGAAGCTGCCCGACGGGGAAAAGCCCCCGAAAGATCTCACCGTCACCCGCGCAGGAGACATCATGATCCTGCGAATGCCGATCATTTCCGAAAGGTATTCGCCGGATGAATCCGCTGAAACCAACGTCAAACAAAGCAACAGCACCCTCGGCTACGTCGCCATGGAGCTGGATCTCAAATCCGTTCGCCTGCAGCAGTACCGCGAGATCTTCATCTCAACGTTAATGATGCTGTTCTGTATCGGCATCGCGATGCTGTTTGCCTATCGCCTGATGCGCGACGTGACCGGGCCAATCCGCAATATGGTGAATACCGTGGACCGTATTCGCCGCGGGCAGCTCGACAGCCGCGTGGAAGGGTTTATGTTGGGCGAGCTGGATATGCTGAAAAACGGCATTAACTCGATGGCAATGTCGCTGACGGCGTATCACGAAGAGATGCAGCACAACGTCGACCAGGCCACATCCGATCTGCGTGAAACCCTTGAGCAGATGGAAATTCAGAACGTGGAGCTCGATCTTGCCAAGAAGCGGGCGCAGGAAGCCGCCCGTATAAAATCTGAGTTTCTGGCAAATATGTCTCACGAGCTGCGTACGCCGCTAAACGGCGTCATTGGCTTCACTCGCCTGGCCTTAAAAACCGATTTGACGCCAACCCAGCGCGACCATCTCTACACGATTGAACGCTCGGCCAATAACTTGCTCACTATCATTAATGACGTGCTGGACTTCTCCAAGCTCGAAGCAGGCAAGCTGCTGCTGGAATCCATTCCCTTCCCGCTGCGCAACACGCTGGATGAGGTCGTAACTCTGCTGGCACATTCCGCCCACGACAAAGGCCTTGAGCTGACGCTCAACATTAAAAATGACGTGCCGGATAACGTGATTGGTGACCCCCTGCGCCTGCAGCAGGTCATCACAAATCTGGTGGGCAACGCCATTAAATTCACCGAAACCGGCAACATCGACCTGCTGGTGGAAAAACGGGCAGAAGGGAACAACAAAGTTCAGATTGAAATGCAGATCCACGACACCGGCATCGGCATTCCTGAGAAAGAACAATCGCGTCTCTTCCAGGCCTTCCGCCAGGCGGATGCCAGTATTTCCCGCCGCCACGGCGGCACCGGGCTGGGGCTGGTGATCACCCAGAAGCTGGTGAATGAAATGGGCGGCGATATCTCCTTCCACAGCAAGCCGAATCGCGGCTCAACGTTCTGGTTCCACATCAGCCTGGACCTGAACCCTAACGCCGTGAACGACAGGCAGGTACTGGACAAACTGGCAGGCAAGCGTCTGGGCTACGTCGAGCCGAACGCGACCGCCGCGCAGAGCACCCTGAATTTGCTGCAAAACACACCGCTGGACGTCGTGCACAGCCCGTCACTTTCCGGGCTGCCTGATGAACACTACGATATTCTGCTGTGCGGCATTCCCGTCACCTTCACAGAAACGCTCACGCTGGCAAACCCTAAGCTCGCGAAGGCGGTGACCATGGCAGATTGCCTGATTCTGGCCTTGCCTTGCCATACCCAGGTCGGCGCGGAAGAGCTTAAGCGCCAGGGCGTGGCGGGCTGCCTGCTAAAACCTATCACCTCTACGCGCCTGTTCCCGATGCTGCTTGAAAGCTGCCCTAAAGCTAATCTGGCCCTGCCGTTCGTTGAACATAGCGATAAGCTGCCGATGGCTGTCATGGCGGTGGACGATAACCCGGCCAACCTGAAGCTGATCGGCGCGTTACTGGAAGACAGAGTTCAGCAAGTTGTGCTGTGTGAAAGCGGCACGCAGGCGCTGGAGCGGGCCCGGCAGATGAACATCGACATTATTCTGATGGACATACAGATGCCGGAAATGGACGGCATCCGCGCCTGCGAGCTGATCCGCCAGTTGCCGCATCACCAGCAAACCCCGGTGATTGCCGTCACCGCCCACGCGCTGGCGGGGCAAAAAGAGAAACTCATGAGCGCCGGCATGAACGACTACCTCGCTAAGCCGATTGAAGAAGAAAAGCTGCACCGCCTGCTGATGCGCTACCATCCGGGCAATATCGGCCAGCTTCCCGTTCAGCAGGAAGAACCCGTCCCGCCGGCGATTAACATCAATCAGACGCTGGACTGGAACCTGGCGCTTCGTCAGGCCGCCAATAAAGCCGATCTCGCCCGGGAGATGCTTAACATGCTGCTGGAGTTTTTACCGGAGGTGAGAAATGTCCTCGAAGAACAGCTGGTGGGCGACAAGCCCGAAGGGTTGATTGATATCGTGCATAAACTGCACGGGAGCTGCAGCTACAGCGGCGTCCCGAGGATGAAAAAACTCTGCCAGACGCTGGAGCACGAGCTGCGCCACGGCGTAGCGCCGGAGGAGATGGAGCCTGAAATTCTGGAGCTGCTGGACGAGATGGATAACGTTGCGCGGGAAGCGAAGAAGTATCAGATTTGA
- a CDS encoding TetR/AcrR family transcriptional regulator produces MARPKSEDKRLALLDAATDAIAELGLGAATSLIARKAGVAEGTLFRYFPTKDELLNAVYLHHKQDLGSELMKTYDRHAPSKERSRTVWGNYIDWGLVNVNARKAMRQLAVSGKITPETMEQVYQAYPDLRDLSKECVTNEVLTGIESAFADAIFFGLAETTMEFAGRDPSRRDEYKSAGFDVMWRGMTKG; encoded by the coding sequence GTGGCTCGTCCAAAAAGTGAAGATAAACGATTAGCATTACTCGATGCGGCAACCGACGCGATAGCGGAGCTGGGGTTAGGGGCGGCGACCTCTTTGATTGCCAGAAAGGCGGGGGTAGCCGAAGGAACGTTGTTCCGTTATTTTCCCACTAAAGACGAGTTGCTGAACGCCGTTTATCTTCATCATAAGCAAGATCTTGGTAGCGAGCTGATGAAAACCTACGACCGGCATGCGCCCAGCAAAGAACGCTCCAGAACGGTATGGGGAAATTACATCGACTGGGGGCTGGTGAATGTTAATGCCCGCAAAGCGATGCGTCAGCTGGCGGTTTCCGGCAAGATCACGCCTGAAACAATGGAGCAGGTTTACCAGGCTTACCCGGACCTGCGCGATTTGTCGAAAGAGTGTGTGACTAACGAAGTACTGACCGGCATTGAATCGGCATTTGCGGATGCGATTTTCTTCGGCCTGGCCGAAACCACGATGGAATTTGCCGGGCGCGATCCTTCACGCAGGGATGAATACAAATCTGCCGGGTTTGACGTGATGTGGCGTGGCATGACTAAAGGCTAA
- a CDS encoding MBL fold metallo-hydrolase, which yields MAAAQSGKRSLTLKFMVVIMLLGLTATSAALFPMTEFGKLPQGSRLERIQQSPQYRDGKFHNQQDTPMMTDKRGRLAALWDFFFARPDTVKPDRPLPLIKTDLAKLDKQQDLVVWLGHSSWFIQLGGKRILIDPVFSHYAAPFAFLNKAFAGDYPWRAEDMPDIDTLIISHDHWDHLDYPTLRALKPKIKQVVTPLGVGAHFEAWGFDPALIHELDWQEKAAIDDELTIHALPARHFSGRGLTGNKTLWASFMFVTPQRKVYYSGDSGYGPHFKQIGEQFSDIDLAIMENGQYDEGWKYIHMMPEEAAQATEELGAKTMVPGHAGRFALANHSWDEPFRRIATASAGRSYQLLTPEMGQILEVSQPRQAFDAWWE from the coding sequence ATGGCTGCCGCGCAATCTGGCAAGCGTTCGTTAACCCTAAAATTCATGGTCGTGATTATGTTATTAGGCCTTACTGCCACTAGCGCTGCGCTGTTCCCGATGACTGAATTTGGCAAACTGCCGCAGGGCAGCCGCCTTGAACGCATCCAGCAATCGCCCCAGTACCGCGACGGCAAGTTCCACAATCAGCAGGACACGCCAATGATGACCGACAAACGCGGTCGCCTTGCAGCGCTGTGGGATTTCTTTTTCGCCCGGCCAGACACGGTCAAACCCGATCGTCCCCTGCCGCTGATCAAAACCGATCTGGCGAAGCTTGATAAACAGCAGGATCTGGTGGTGTGGCTGGGCCATTCCTCCTGGTTCATCCAGCTCGGCGGCAAGCGCATTCTTATCGATCCGGTGTTCAGCCACTATGCCGCCCCGTTCGCCTTTCTGAACAAAGCGTTTGCGGGTGATTATCCGTGGCGAGCAGAAGATATGCCGGACATCGACACGTTGATCATCTCTCACGATCACTGGGATCACCTGGACTATCCCACGCTGCGGGCGCTTAAGCCAAAGATTAAGCAGGTAGTCACCCCGCTTGGCGTGGGCGCACATTTTGAAGCCTGGGGCTTCGATCCCGCGCTTATCCACGAGCTGGACTGGCAGGAAAAAGCCGCCATTGATGATGAGTTAACCATTCACGCCCTGCCGGCACGCCACTTCTCTGGCCGCGGGTTAACCGGCAACAAAACGCTGTGGGCAAGCTTTATGTTCGTCACGCCACAGCGAAAAGTTTATTACAGCGGCGATTCCGGCTACGGCCCGCATTTCAAACAGATCGGTGAACAATTTAGCGATATCGATCTCGCCATCATGGAAAACGGCCAGTACGACGAAGGCTGGAAATACATCCACATGATGCCGGAAGAAGCCGCTCAGGCGACGGAAGAGCTGGGGGCGAAAACCATGGTGCCGGGGCATGCTGGCCGGTTTGCATTGGCGAACCATAGCTGGGACGAGCCTTTCCGCCGTATAGCAACCGCCAGCGCAGGCCGCAGCTATCAACTGCTCACGCCGGAAATGGGGCAAATACTGGAAGTCAGTCAACCGCGCCAGGCCTTCGATGCCTGGTGGGAATAG
- a CDS encoding helix-turn-helix domain-containing protein, producing the protein MSMPKDFMESLLEWVDGNMQRPLRIEEVARQSGYSKWYLQRMFSDWAGKSLGAYIRERKLQLAAEDLKNTEDKILDISVRYGFDSQQSFTRTFGKRFNTSPGAYRREHEQPLN; encoded by the coding sequence ATGTCCATGCCTAAAGATTTTATGGAATCTCTGCTTGAGTGGGTCGATGGCAATATGCAGCGCCCGCTGCGTATTGAAGAAGTCGCCAGGCAGTCCGGCTACTCGAAGTGGTACCTGCAGCGGATGTTCTCAGACTGGGCGGGGAAAAGCCTCGGGGCCTACATTCGTGAACGTAAATTGCAGCTAGCGGCAGAGGATCTGAAAAATACCGAGGACAAAATCCTCGATATCTCAGTGCGATACGGCTTTGATTCGCAGCAATCTTTTACCCGCACGTTCGGAAAACGGTTCAATACTTCTCCCGGTGCCTACCGCCGCGAGCACGAACAGCCGCTTAATTAA
- a CDS encoding flavodoxin, whose product MAEVGIFVGTMYGNALLVAEEAETILKKHGHQAKVFEDPDLTEWQYYRNHYALVVTSTTGQGDLPDSIVPLFQAIKDQLGYQPELHYGLIALGDSNYDHFCGGGKQFDALLQEQGATRIAEVLTIDANDHPEPEVVSGPWVEQWATLLK is encoded by the coding sequence ATGGCCGAAGTGGGTATTTTTGTAGGCACGATGTACGGCAATGCGCTGTTAGTGGCGGAAGAAGCCGAAACCATTCTGAAAAAACACGGCCATCAGGCAAAGGTGTTTGAAGATCCCGATCTGACCGAGTGGCAATACTATCGCAATCATTATGCGCTGGTGGTGACCTCCACGACCGGGCAGGGCGATCTGCCGGACAGCATTGTCCCGCTGTTCCAGGCTATCAAAGATCAGCTGGGTTACCAGCCTGAGCTACATTACGGCTTGATTGCGCTGGGTGACAGCAACTATGACCACTTCTGCGGCGGCGGCAAGCAGTTTGATGCTTTATTGCAGGAGCAGGGCGCAACCCGTATCGCTGAAGTTTTGACGATTGACGCCAATGACCATCCAGAGCCTGAAGTGGTTTCCGGCCCGTGGGTTGAGCAGTGGGCGACTTTACTGAAGTAA
- the truC gene encoding tRNA pseudouridine(65) synthase TruC yields the protein MLEIIYQDEWLVAVNKPSGWLVHRSWLDRHEKVVVMQTVRDQIGQHVFTVHRLDRPTSGVLLMGLSSEVGRLLSQQFEQHQMQKRYHAVVRGWLQDKAVLDYPLVEELDKIADKFSDQDKGPQPAVTHYRGLATVEMPVAVGRYSSARYSLVELEPKTGRKHQLRRHLAHLRHPIIGDSKHGDLRQNRGAAEHFGCQRLMLHASQLSLNHPVTGESLTLKAGLDETWMQMLTQFGWRGQLPDVENSEYDPASSQDKPCL from the coding sequence ATGCTGGAGATTATTTACCAGGATGAATGGCTGGTTGCCGTGAACAAACCGTCCGGCTGGCTGGTTCACCGTAGCTGGCTGGACAGGCACGAGAAAGTTGTAGTGATGCAAACCGTGCGCGACCAGATTGGCCAGCACGTGTTTACCGTTCATCGCCTCGACAGGCCAACCTCTGGCGTATTGCTGATGGGGTTGTCCAGCGAAGTTGGCCGTCTGCTGTCACAGCAATTTGAGCAGCATCAAATGCAGAAACGCTACCATGCCGTGGTGCGCGGCTGGCTGCAGGACAAAGCCGTGCTGGATTATCCGCTGGTTGAGGAGCTGGATAAAATCGCCGATAAATTTAGCGACCAGGATAAAGGGCCACAGCCGGCAGTGACGCATTATCGCGGTCTGGCAACGGTCGAAATGCCGGTGGCGGTGGGGCGCTATTCCAGCGCGCGCTACAGCCTGGTCGAGCTTGAGCCGAAGACCGGCCGTAAACACCAGCTTCGGCGGCACCTGGCGCACCTTCGACATCCCATTATTGGCGATTCCAAACACGGTGATTTGCGCCAGAATCGCGGTGCAGCGGAGCATTTTGGCTGCCAGCGCCTGATGCTGCATGCCAGCCAGCTCTCTTTAAATCATCCCGTGACCGGGGAATCGCTGACGCTAAAAGCGGGGCTGGATGAGACCTGGATGCAAATGCTGACACAATTTGGCTGGCGTGGTCAGCTACCGGATGTTGAAAATAGTGAGTATGATCCGGCGAGCAGCCAGGATAAGCCTTGTCTCTAA
- a CDS encoding YqcC family protein produces MERQTLVRHHLLTIEQILRDHSLWQDLPPDPSAFESTQPFCMDTLQPHEWLQWVLIPRMHALLDSQHPLPEAFAIAPYYEMALDATHAVREPLLAALLELDALFDAEQG; encoded by the coding sequence ATGGAGCGCCAGACGCTGGTTCGCCATCATTTACTCACCATTGAGCAGATCCTGCGCGATCATTCCCTCTGGCAGGACCTGCCTCCCGATCCCTCTGCATTTGAGAGCACGCAGCCTTTCTGCATGGATACGCTACAGCCTCACGAATGGCTGCAATGGGTCCTGATCCCTCGTATGCACGCGCTGCTGGACAGCCAGCATCCTCTGCCTGAAGCCTTTGCCATCGCCCCTTACTATGAGATGGCATTGGATGCGACGCATGCCGTGCGTGAACCCCTTCTCGCCGCGCTGCTTGAGCTGGATGCACTGTTTGACGCGGAACAGGGTTGA
- the syd gene encoding SecY-interacting protein: MNEVAFALKEFTRRFCDQWQEETGGWPASEALYGIPSPCIVTTTGGDVRWQPQPFTPEADLSAVERALDISLQPAVEAFYTTQFAGDMPAVHGNTALTLLQAWSEDDFVRVQENLIGHLVTQKRLKLSPTLFLATTDDEMEVVSLCNLTGEVVLERIGTPQRTVLSASLPDFLNALTPQVI; this comes from the coding sequence ATGAACGAAGTCGCCTTTGCCCTTAAAGAGTTTACCCGCCGTTTTTGCGACCAGTGGCAGGAGGAAACGGGAGGCTGGCCCGCCAGTGAAGCGCTATACGGCATTCCGTCTCCGTGTATTGTAACGACCACCGGGGGAGACGTGCGCTGGCAGCCCCAGCCGTTTACGCCAGAAGCGGATTTAAGCGCCGTTGAGCGAGCATTAGATATTTCCCTCCAACCTGCCGTTGAAGCGTTTTACACCACGCAGTTTGCCGGAGATATGCCCGCCGTACATGGAAATACTGCGCTGACGCTGTTGCAAGCGTGGAGTGAGGACGACTTTGTTCGCGTGCAGGAAAATCTGATTGGCCATCTGGTGACGCAGAAGCGTTTGAAGTTATCTCCGACGCTGTTTTTGGCCACTACCGACGATGAAATGGAAGTCGTTTCACTATGCAACTTGACAGGTGAAGTAGTGCTTGAAAGAATCGGCACCCCGCAGCGGACCGTGCTTTCCGCCTCCCTCCCTGACTTTCTGAATGCCTTAACGCCACAGGTGATCTAG